Proteins co-encoded in one Accipiter gentilis chromosome 5, bAccGen1.1, whole genome shotgun sequence genomic window:
- the RPRML gene encoding reprimo-like protein, whose translation MNGSFFNQTLLEQGAYPNRTQGLGILMACCNGTGSVLATDGGSSVLAPDERSLYITRVVQIAVLCVLSLTVMFGIFFLGCNLLIKSESMINFLVKDRRPSKDVGAAIMGLY comes from the coding sequence ATGAATGGATCCTTTTTCAACCAGACTCTCCTAGAGCAGGGAGCTTACCCCAACAGGACCCAGGGCTTGGGGATACTCATGGCCTGCTGCAATGGGACCGGCTCAGTGCTGGCGACTGACGGTGGCTCCTCGGTCCTGGCGCCTGATGAGAGGAGCCTTTACATCACGCGGGTGGTGCAGATCGCTGTCCTCTGTGTCCTCTCCTTGACTGTGATGTTTGGCATCTTCTTTTTGGGCTGCAACTTGCTCATCAAGTCAGAGAGCATGATTAACTTTCTGGTGAAGGACCGAAGACCTTCCAAGGATGTGGGAGCTGCAATCATGGGACTTTACTGA